The window TTTTGTGTACtggctgctgagaggtggtGGTGCTTGGGGGTCAGCAGAGGAAGTCGTTTGGTCCACATCCAGATAGAGGGTCCGGAGCTATTCTAACAGACGTTCCATATACcctgaaacatggaaattacattACTTCATACATATGCAGATCAAATCAGTCAAATTTTTGTCAAGCTGTTTGAGTGGCCCTGACATAAACTTTACatcataaatgtttttcttttacattttgacTATGTCTTCTTTGTGACGTCAAAAACTGAGTTTTAGCCTGAATTTAACAGGTTTAATATTATTGCAGAGTAATTATACTTCCAATATGATACTTTGATGCGGTATTTCTTTGTGTcgttctgcttttttttgtttgtttgtttgtggggtgggtgggtgggtgccTCACCAAATGTACAATActgcattattttcttcaccgtgtGATGGCcttgttttgccttttgaaAGGTTATGTTGAACATCAACAACAAGATCTGATCTGTCTTTTGCTTGAGCCCGTTGAGCATTCTCGTTGAAATGAAGTGTTGCTAAGCGTAATCTatcaaacacaaaattgaaatttAACTGATGTCTGACAGACTAATTCAGTAATTGTCATTTGCCAGTTTCTCATCCCATCATACTGTATCCAAAGTGATAGACCTTGGGAGTAAAGTGGTTCACAACACTGCGGTATCCCTCGATACTGGAAGTCTGTCCCAGTGGAGATAGCTTCATCACATCTTTACTCAAATACGCACTGTCAATGATGTCTGGCAGCTCTTCGTACTCACTTGACCCTACATCAGATACGCAACTTCTGATAATGGGTTTAAACTGACAATTGTGGAGATGACCATGGCAGTAAGCAAGTGAATTATCCATAAACAGGTTTTTTATTctaaaaaacaagcaaataatCTACACTTTAGGGAACTTGCCACTgctaacatttcaacatttgatttttcataAGATCGTCTTTTAGGTTTAGGGTTACAATTCTCATTGTCTGGTGAAAGTCACGAGTGGATAGTTGGACAGGCACACGGTAGTAATCTTGGCCTTCTGcaggataaaacaaaaaactcttcattcatattttggatttggaatattttgtcaaatCAGAGTCATGTCCACTGTTTATAGCACATTCTTTGcgttatttacatacatttagCCTGTATTATAATGCATCGAACACTTGAGAGCGCACACTGCTGTCGTcgaatttgaggaagacctcTGCAGCAACAGTACACTAACGTTATACAGAGTCCAAATTTCATCAACTCCTAAACAtcatattgtacttacatttaaaacgaagtagatacttgtcaatactaaacaaatgAACACGGACGTAATTGAACACGgatgtacttacttgctagcgaagccaagtgaacgctgtagggggttttcaaagcagtcctgaaatgcttggaacataatACTGTCGACTTTGACTTGTAACTCCAATCCGCccactttgtcttcacaaacctggtccatgtCTTGCCTATCCGTTCGTATTTTGACCATTCATGTAAGCTAACCTCGTCAGCGTTTGTCGTAGAACCatttttgctagctttttcactctggcGACGTTAGATTCCGGAGAGAAACGGAACTTGCTGAATCCAagcgacatttcgaacaaaatctcgagactaactttgatgctaatttatttaatttctgttgtgttcagaatttttaaaatattttttaaatgaaattttagcctcatttgtatgatagacaaaatacattttctctggATAAGACctttaaaactggtcgtgtgagctggACAGTTTTTCAGTTCTGGAACATGAAGAgtttttaattcaacttggcAAACCAAAataggctaagtgcaaaggaaagatataacaccgtgactaccaagaaaccttgcatattacctcgggcccgatttctgtgacatgttaacttttcccaaaatacactgtgaagcgctatcatcataacatagcaaaacactaagcatttttgtcattaaaacattacattttaagtcaatgagTTAGACATATTTTtagaaataaggactcgcaatgggaaaatacatgctaaacacattgttcatttgttgtctctgcgacgtcctatggataggtttccaattatgccatcttgtgtcTCAGAGGACttaggtgataggtgaagttttttctatcgttaatttatcctcCAGGcagtaccctgcctcttgcccgatgatagctgggataggctcgagtactcccgcaacacttgtgaggataagcggcccagaaaatggatggatggattcccacTGGAAAAGGacaagtgacaaagaaaatgtggtttCACTCCATACCGATCGAGGGCGCTGCATGTTTTTAGGCCCAGCGTCCCGGGAATGCTTTGACTCTTgagttgtcgtttttttttaatcacgtggTCAACCGGATAAGGGAATCAACGTGGTGTGGCTAAACGTGGTTgagtttattttatgtttttgtttttttttattcagaagCCTCGCCAAATTCAGTAATAGCTCATCAACATGACTGAAATTCAAGAAAAAGCGAGTCGTAAAGCGACAAAAGCGCTACTCTCATTGAATCCCGAGAAAGAGTGCGAGTTCCAAAAGAAGGTACAGGAGGTGAAGAAGTCCAACAAGGTGGGTGAAGATCTAAGATACGTTGATGATGAACGGGACCTATATCAGCAAACGTTATTCCAAATGCTGTATTATGGACTGCGGAGGCAGAGTAATAAAAGTTGCAGTAATTCCAAATATGGCGCGTTGACGTATAGTTTTCCATAAACGTATGCATTCATTTCGTAATTTATCTTATTTGGCTGACCGCTTATCTGTTTTAAACAATCTGAGTCAGTAGGTATTTTATGGCAATATAACAGATTGAATGTACGAAGTCATAGCTTTTCATTTGTCCAGGTTTTCATTTTGACGCCGCTGCTGTACTTTAAATGCAGCCACTGAACCTAAACATTTGTATTCTGTATGGCAGGGGAACCGTTTGACACCTGGGGTGATTTATGTTGGCCATTTGCCTCTTGGGCTCCTTGAGGAACAGCTCAAACCTTACTTCGAACAGTTTGGCACAGTCTCACGACTACGTCTATCCAGGAGTAAAAAGGTACTTTctaaacatttcacttttttttaacggaATCCTTTTACAAATGTCAGAGAATGTACTGCTTAGCGATAACGAATAATTTCCTCTTCCAATCAGTTTAGCTGATTTAAGAGAACGCCTAAGTAAAACATTTAGGATAGGTCATTGTAAATTCTGCTCTGTGAATATACCGTTTAATGACACCCCGGTtgaaattgtaaaattaaaCTCAGAACAAGAATTACGCAATACGGTATAAGGCTTTTGGAAGTGTCACAAGTGTGTGAGATGTCAgcactcatttgaaaacaatccaAATCCCCACTGCCAGGCTAACTAAAACTAGCATTAGGGAGGGCTTTACCATAAAAGAGTGGATATTTACACAAATTCCATGGCAAAACAGACAAACGGGACAGTATTCATAGGCATATATTCTTCCTAATGTCTAAAAACTGAGTGATGATTAAAACATTGGTATCCCAGTGGTGCCACAGTTTTTAGTTATGactatttatttctatttagaGTTGCAGGATTATGGGCAAAATAATCTATTAATTTTATCAATATTATAATCCCCACTATTAATCATGATTCCTCGTGTTagggaaaaatatttattacaatactttttaacaaaaaatgtgtgttttcatttcaaaacgaATCTTTGAATTACACTTTGTCGATTTTATTGGATTGATTGGAAACTGCTGATAATTGGCATTTATTTTATGGTGATCAGATTATGTCATAATTCGCTGAGCCGATCAATTGTCATTCTCCGCAAATTACATTTATTCTCTATCATTATTGGACATAGTATATGTGACTCTAAAAGCTAGTTTATCTTTATATAGTTGTATtgatatagttttttttctgtctcttttGATGTAGTACGGCAAATaaagttctttaaaaaaaatgtcaagcatgGTAGAGAGAAGACAGATGAGAAACGTAATGCGCGGATCAGACTGCAAGACAAATTcgctctttcacaattgcaccaTGTCAGACTACTACAACACAATCTTGTATACCGATACCACTGGACCCTGTTTTTTATGGTCACTGCGCTTTagcttgtcaactcaaatgtgaccGGATACGCTCATTCCCGTGCAAACAACAACACGAGTGGATCCTCTTGACTGTATTATCAGAAGaaaattttgtggaaaaaaatgtgtgacggTGGTGACCACTGCTTCGGACAGGAGGCGACGGTCGTATAAGGCTTGCTTGAGTTATGTTCACATACTGTTAATACGATACGGCTCACAAGTAAgcaaaaaagtatatatattgtTACGTAATGGTTGTGTGTGAACATGCGGCGGTTCTGTTAAATACATCtgactagagcagtgatttccaagctTTACAGAGCCGAGGCACACACTTGGCAatttaccgcaatttccggcctacagagcgcacctgattataagtttcacccagtacatttgtaaaggaaataccatttggtacatacatatgccacacctgtgtaaaagccgcaagtcctaCATTGAAACCCCCGttgaaaaacaagatatttacaaagacagtacataGAAAgacttcaaagttttaataccctAGCTTCggttaacatagcaacaacaagtAGCACGAACTGGggtggtttaaaaaacaaaactaaaacataccgttaaaaaaaaaaaacagcagcggcagctacacagtagcagcaCAGTCAgacagcactaacatggccggttaaaaaaaaaaaacatacctaaatcactgagatgcggcagtagcacagcagcaacaggccaGCACAACGCTAACAATGCtcggttaaattaaaaaaaaacatactggtaaaagtcacttcctcaggacatgtattccaccggtgtcacgcTTACTATTTACACTCAAGTGCCTGcttgcggccattaggaaaaaaaatgcacaaattagctgcatcaccgcataagatgcagagttgaaagcgggtgaaaaaagttgtggtttataggccggagaTTACGGTacaatctcacggcacaccaacgaacaaaattgtcacaaaaaataGACCATTAGTTTGTTTGTCATTATGCATCACTAGCATAAATGGATGaagaaagatacattatttattgacaataaatatattttttacaattaaatacacaactatatatagggcggcacggtggagcagctgtaaagcgttggcctcacagttttgaggtccagggttcaatcccggcccgacctgtgtggagtttgcatattctctccgtgggttttctctgggcactccggtttcctcccacatcccaaaaacatgcaacattaattggacactcgaaattgccccgaggtgtgattgtgattgaaaaaaatatagataggTGGAAGTATATATtgtaaattaactttttgattGGATCGGTGAtcagttatcgttttttttttttttttttttataacttgcTGATCGACCCAAAAAATCCTGAACGTGTAAAGCCTactttaaataagaataaataattgatcattaaaacaataaatgtacCCTAAAACCAACTACTTTaacaacagcatttttgatTACACATTGCAATCACGAATTGCAACTTAATGGAAGCAAATACAGCTAATGCATAGAAGGCAATAATATTTTCCTGCAAACAccaatatttcatttgaaaattcccATATTTGTATATTGGATTGTCAAGAATGGTACATCTCAGTTGCTTGGCTTGATCATTGGTCAATCATGCAGTCAGCCATCACAACAAACCCCAAAGAACTCTCATGTTGTGATTATATTtactcccgtttttttttttttcattggagtCATGCGAGCCGAAAAGTTGAAGTTAAGGGTGccgcatggaaataccattgaaatacccctcgctgaaatactttaagccctgctgtctgctcttcaacgatatttcagtattcggtaagaatgcgagtgaaaaatcagctgttaaatcggacaatttcgctctcgacttttcttcctgcgacgccattttgtctaatgtttgtctgaggttaggaACAGttggggtgacgtgacttcaggaggcgtggttaagtgccctgtatggaggggtcaattgcagggcatatagaaacaaacaaccaatcacactcaaagtcccacctatggacaatttagtcttcagtcgacctagcatgcatgttttagggatgtggaatgGAACCAGAGAACCCTGAGAAACCCCATGcatccacagggagaacatgcaaatgccacacagggaggtcagATTGATCCAGGAtcttctgaactgtgaggcaggtttTCTAACCGTGTCTCCcctgttattttgttgttgatttatCTTCTAgttgtttttgttatatttaaacTTGAGTTTTGGTGGTTGAACAAATAGTTTGTTTAAAATCAATGAATAGTCATGTTCACTGCCAGTCCTCCATattgaggccccatagctcagtggttagagcactggtttggtaaatcaggggttgtgggtttgtatcccactggggcctccactccctgagaagggttatgtcaggaagggcatccggcgtaaaaattgtgccaaacatatatgtgcgttcatctgagatgacacgctgtggcgaccccgaaagggacaagctgaaagaaacttacttactgccAGTCCTCCTtattaacatggatatttgaattcaacagcaATCGATAGCACTGAATGAGTTAATTGGTGATTTCAATAACAATTAAAAAGTTGTGATTATAACAGGATTCGCACGCGGCCTTAaaagtccccaaaaaaaaaactaaattttcgaaggtgcattttggggctcctgaaagtccttaaaaatccgcgaaaaaCGGTCAAGCCCCTGAAAAGGcctaacattgaaaaaaatcaaagggaggacctctaccgccaaaattctataaatagcgatccgtctggcgtccaaaacagccggaaattgtcaacggaagtcatgGTGTTGACAACTgttcgccatcttgtcgatattccattgtttgtttccgtaagtaggcatttcacttagTCTTTGTTACGACGtggcgtagttctttcatcgatccaacttgtattctggggaagtgcatttttcaatatgcttgggttgaaagtaagagGGTTCGCACGCaaccctaaaagtccctaaaaacccctaaattttcgaaggtgcatttaggggctcctaaaaatccttaaaatccgcgaaaaccggtcaagcccctaaaatggccttaaatttaaaaaaaaatcaaagggaggacctctaccgccaaaattctccctaaaaaataaattaatcttttatttaaaaaaaaataacgatccgtctggcgtccaaatcagctggaaattgtcaacggaagtcaccgtgttgacaacaagtcgccatcttgtcgatattccattgtttgtttccgtgagtaggcatttcacttcgttttcgttacgacgtagcgtagttctttcatcgatccaacttgtatcacggggaagtgcatttttcaagaagcttgggttgaaagtaaggagtttgggagctgggttcgtcgagatccaaaagatcggcacatgttttactcgcatctgtgcaagcagagttaccagcttgaaaagatgggcgtcaaagcactgtagtcgcaccggaaaaacaggagacacgctgatttggcgaagactctctcatcttccgttggtatgaatctgtttctaaaatatcaagatagtgaagcatcaacttcaggcagtgggactagcagtgcatgcgcacgaggatcgcaaaaaaacgcttactttcatatcCGGTTTttaccgaacagctgtagcaagaAAACGGTACCATattggtgtttacataattcacccgcgggacctggAGTTCGGgtgtggggttccgcacggactgtttttgttgttgctcttccggagtgacgagttcagagttccccccgttatgcgagtagtgttttgatgtctgccaataaaacaagtttactcccatactttggagcatttcctcgatgccatgtttgatgtttctttgatttaactgaatgttcttttgagtccaactttcctctaacagcgaaacttgaaaaaagtggaaatgatgttgaaaaaatagcgcaatgtggagtaccggagccggaagaaatgattggaaattttaaccgattttcGAAAGttcgattacggtttcggttaaaaaaaaaaaaaaacgaaaaccggttataaccagttatttgtaaccggttgcgatccctaatgcgcacctacagttgtccagcagaagtcaggctttatgaacgtagttcaatacacgaagatggactcgttaaaggcagagatcgtgtggactttaaaagagatctgcagccattacagttacaagtcttgtgaaaataattcgaaagtgtttgcagtcattttcccagacagtgacattgctaaaaactaccactgtggggaaaggaagacttcgtacctggctacatttggcatcgctgcccacttttcatctctactgcctcaaagccaaaagaaagccagaatagagattgacatatctacgcttattgagaaggcagaagaaaagaggaatctgaggtttatcaccgaggtcAATGCACTCaggagcagagcaaaggacaagagagccactttggcacctctgcagcaacaaatagagcaagcactgggtaggctcaaggtgctagagtaggggtgctgaaacagacatcagtagaagacatttgtgtatatagttgcaattgtagttagaatctgtttttctgtatactgttatgtgaagacgttgacaatggtcatatcaatgagaactaccacaagggcgacaggtgatcactgtcacaggtactgaggtactggaacatttgatgaaccaagaacggttgatggcacccattgggtgagtcttttttccttactctagatttcccacaatggccctaaatttttcgtgtcagcccctaagaatgcccctaaaaaggccttaaattttttgggtcagactgaatATGAACCCTGTATAATTTTTTCCATAATCGCCCAGCCCTAGTTATCAGTATAGGCATTTGGCTCagtctgaaaatgattttaacTGTAACAGTTGTCTAAGGTCAGATATTCAAGCCCAAATTATTGTTTTACATTAGGTTTATCTTTTGCGTGCATAAGAATTTGTACTGTTGTAATACCCACGTACCAACAATATGAAATAAATTGTGACTTAATATGATTGATTtataatttgtcaattttctAAGTTTCTCTTTTTAATACGAAATTGTTTTCAGACAGGAGGAAGCAAAGGCTATGCATTTGTGGAGTTTGAGTGTGATGAAGTAGCCAAGATTGTAGCAGAGACCATGAACAATTACCTGATGGGAGAAAGGCTCATTAAATGTGAGTATTGCGTGCTTGCATGTGCAAATTTTACAAATTAGCCCGTCACTTAGCACATACCAGTAGGTTGGGGGTGGAAGGTGGTAAAACTGAACAATTAACTGCCGCATTTTCCAGACAATAAGCCgctactttttttgtgtgaggtGAATCTTGCTTAATATTTCATGATTCAGCAAGAGTatagatttcttttttctttttttacatgatttctTTTCCTGCCCTGACCACAGATGACCTCAACCACACGTTTTTTCCACGCAATCCACTTGGGATGTCAGTTTTTAAGTGGTGCATTAATTTATTTGGGTTCATGCTGTCAACGgccaacatttgtttttctttcctcgtCTCCCACTGTAGTCACAGTGAAGCCAAGCGCTACATACGCTTCGTCATATTTCCTTGTCTTAGCTTTCGAGtgactttcttttttcattgtcTTCGTCTGTCTCCCCCTTTCCTTTCATCcctgttaaattttttttcttgtgtcttATGGATTTGTTTACTGTACTTCAGATTGCCTGCTCGTTGTAATAAAAATCCCCTACGCCAAAGAGCTAATACTCCGTGCACACACTCTGACAATGAGAGCTCCACTGCCAACTACTGGAGTGGATATGCAATTACACTTACACTATTACACTATTCTAgtacggcaaaaaaaaagattttcccaGGGTTACCCCCATCCCCGCAATAGCCCTGCGCCCCCCCAGGGGGGCGCGacccactatttgagaagcactgctgTTGCGAGacagtgcaatcgtgaaagagcttgtcttgtagtctgatccgtcTGTCAGCCACTTTCTCGCTCCCactgtaccatttttttttttaatgatttgtccATCAGATATTTTCCGTTCTACGTCAAaagacacgaaaaaaaaacgataaataGTACTCTGTAAAAATAAACTACCTTCTGGATTCAGATGTGCTGTGCACGACAGGGAAGCAGAATAAATGTTTCTTAgagccgatcaatgatgtcactttttttttttcccctggcgaattatgacatcaaaaccgatcagcaaaaaatgccaattattggCCAATACGAtcagaaatacatgtatacttCATATGTAATTGTATGGCTTGGCAGCGGCTGAGACTCCCTTGCGTATAACCTGGAAAAGCGTTGTTGCTGTTAAAATGAATTGAGTGGGTGGGTATCAATCACAAAGTAGGCAGGTACTTGAATAATTAATAACTACATCACAAAACACTTTGAACTCTGATAATAATTTTGCAAGCCTTATGTTTATTGCTTTTTGCATTCAATCGACATGCCATATAGATTTCAAACATTACTTTGCAGACTCATTTTGATCTATGTTATGGTTAAAACAGTGGGAGAAAAAGGATTTTGATGTCATGATATATTTAGGCAAGATATCAAGTATATCGAATCAATGTTTGGGTGATTTTCCATCTAGATAGATTAGTTGTGTATTTCTTTTGTACCAGCAGGATCATCAAATCTAAATCAGCGTATattcatgcattaatttgaaGTGTTTATAAAGTCTGTTTTATTGGTAGTTGTTTACCTATCATTCATTGGGGTTTTGCTGTTGTAAGGTTTTTGGTAGCATGGAGAAAACACTATTTTTTATGGAATGCACGTCTCAAATTTTTAGGTCATGTAATTCCACCAGGAAAGTTGCACGAGAAGCTGTTTGTTGGCTCAGAAAGGACATTTAAAAGTCCTTCCAAGCCAGCTGTAGTCCGGTATAACAAGGAACGTTCCAATAACGAAGTCGCTAAGATGACCGACAAGCTTCTGCGCAAGGAGAGGAATATTCGCAAGAGGCTTGCAGCACACGGCATTGACTATGACTTCCCGGGATTTGTAAGTGATTCCAATTTCCATACTATAGTGTTTATCATTTCTTAATGAAAGATGATAATCCTGTTTCGATCCACTGCTTCACTGTGAGTTAGAATGAGAGTAATgcgaaatgttttctttttatgccAAAATCACGCCATTACAGTGATGAAAagaactatttgaacaccctgctgcattgcaagttcacccacttagaaatcatggaggggtctgaaatttttatcgtaggtgcatgtccactgtgaaagacataatctaaaaagaaaaaatacagaaatcacagtgtatgattttggtttttttaaacaatttatttgtgtgatagagctgtaaataagtatttgaacacctgtttatcagctagaattctgaccctcaaagacctgttagtccgcctttaaaatgccacctccacttcatgtattatcccgaatcagatgcacctgtgtgaggtcgttagctgcataaagacacctgtccaccccatacaatcagtaacattcgaacttgtaacatagccaagaccaaagagctttccaaagacaccagagacaaaattatacaacttcacacagctgcaaagggctacggagaaattgccaagcatcttggtgaaaaaagggtaactgttggaacaatcattatggaaaatggaagaagctacacatgatggtcaatctcattCGGAGAGGTGCCCTAtttaagatatcacctcgtggcgcctcaatgatctttagaaaggtgagaaatcagcccaggacaacatgacagcacttggtcaatgacctgaaaagagctgggaccaccgtttccaaagtgactgttggtaatacaccaagatgtCATAATTTGAGatcatacatggcacggaaggttcccctgcttaaattacatgtcaaggcccgttgtaagtttgccaatgaacttttggatgatacagaggagttgtgggagaaagtttagtggtcagatgagaccaaaattgaactttttggtcataattccactaaccatgtttggaggaatacgaatgatgagttccagcccaagaacaccatccccactgtgaagcatgcgggtggtagcattatgctttgggtgtgtttttctcgtacatgggacaggacgactgcactgtattaaggagaggatgaccacggccatgtatttgaggaacaacgtctttccctcagtcagaacattgaagatgggtcgtggctgggtctttcaacatgacaatgacccaacgcacacggccaggaaaacaaaggactggctccgtaagaagcatatcaaagttccgga of the Syngnathoides biaculeatus isolate LvHL_M chromosome 14, ASM1980259v1, whole genome shotgun sequence genome contains:
- the nifk gene encoding MKI67 FHA domain-interacting nucleolar phosphoprotein, which produces MTEIQEKASRKATKALLSLNPEKECEFQKKVQEVKKSNKGNRLTPGVIYVGHLPLGLLEEQLKPYFEQFGTVSRLRLSRSKKTGGSKGYAFVEFECDEVAKIVAETMNNYLMGERLIKCHVIPPGKLHEKLFVGSERTFKSPSKPAVVRYNKERSNNEVAKMTDKLLRKERNIRKRLAAHGIDYDFPGFANHITQKKSESLNETTCSDDITPMCTPSFLERRKSMVSDDDEIVIKMPSVEKVDKCSSSSEEEDDSESEEPCKTDQNA